One part of the Microbacterium aurugineum genome encodes these proteins:
- the pta gene encoding phosphate acetyltransferase, producing the protein MARSIYITSAEGHTGKSTIALGALDALMRVSPRVGVFRPIARSTTERDEILELLLAHDGVHLDYEDCIGVTYDDVRSDPESALSTIVARFKSVEAQCDSVVVIGSDYTDVASPAELGFNARIAANLGVPVLLVLSGRDQQRQAEQLGTTTAREAAAIGQIAALALSELSEERAELFAVAVNRADPDALDAVIDAVHAVLPEDRTPVWAIPEDRALVAPSIRDILAAVDGTLFTGDEDRLTREALTIVVAGMSMVNVLPRLTEEAVVVIPADRTEVLLAALLADASGTFPRIAGIILNGPFPLPEQIVRLLDGFASSVPIITTDLGTYDTAVRVMSTRGRLSVDSRSRYDRALGLFQAHVDIVELTEQLGLAEAHVVTPLMFQYGLIERARAHRRRIVLPEGDDDRILRAAATLLAREVADLTILGDEAAVRARAVELGIDIAAAQVLSPTDPELVERFAAEYARLRAHKGITLAQAADTVTDVSYFGTMMVHLGLADGMVSGAAHTTAHTIRPSFEIIKTKPGVNVVSSVFLMALADRVLVYGDCAVIPDPTSAQLADIAISSAETARQFGIDPRVAMLSYSTGESGSGADVDKVRAATALVRERAPELPVEGPIQYDAAADAAVAKAKLPDSAVAGRATVFVFPDLNTGNNTYKAVQRSAGAVAIGPVLQGLNKPINDLSRGALVDDIVNTVAITAIQAQGDEA; encoded by the coding sequence GTGGCGCGGAGCATCTACATCACCTCGGCCGAAGGTCATACCGGCAAGTCGACGATCGCCCTCGGGGCGCTCGACGCCCTGATGCGCGTCTCGCCGCGGGTGGGGGTGTTCCGCCCGATCGCGCGGTCCACGACCGAGCGCGACGAGATCCTCGAACTGCTGCTCGCCCACGACGGCGTACACCTCGATTACGAGGACTGCATCGGCGTGACGTACGACGATGTGCGCTCCGACCCGGAGAGCGCGCTGTCGACGATCGTCGCGCGGTTCAAGTCCGTCGAGGCGCAGTGCGATTCCGTCGTCGTCATCGGCAGCGACTACACGGATGTCGCGAGCCCCGCCGAGCTCGGGTTCAACGCGCGGATCGCCGCCAACCTCGGTGTCCCCGTGCTGCTCGTGCTCAGCGGTCGCGATCAGCAGCGCCAGGCCGAACAGCTCGGCACCACGACCGCCCGTGAGGCCGCGGCGATCGGACAGATCGCCGCACTCGCGCTGTCCGAGCTCTCGGAGGAGCGTGCGGAGTTGTTCGCCGTCGCGGTGAACCGTGCCGACCCCGATGCGCTGGACGCCGTCATCGACGCGGTCCACGCCGTGCTCCCCGAGGACCGCACGCCGGTGTGGGCGATCCCCGAGGACCGTGCGCTCGTGGCCCCGTCGATCCGTGACATCCTCGCCGCCGTCGACGGCACGCTGTTCACGGGCGACGAGGACCGGTTGACCAGGGAGGCGCTGACGATCGTCGTCGCCGGCATGTCGATGGTCAACGTGCTGCCCCGGCTCACCGAGGAGGCGGTCGTGGTGATCCCGGCCGACCGCACCGAGGTGCTGCTGGCCGCCCTGCTCGCCGATGCGTCCGGCACCTTCCCCCGCATCGCCGGCATCATCCTGAACGGCCCGTTCCCTCTTCCCGAGCAGATCGTGCGCCTGCTCGACGGCTTCGCGTCGTCGGTGCCGATCATCACGACCGATCTGGGCACCTACGACACCGCCGTGCGTGTGATGAGCACCCGCGGGCGCCTCTCTGTGGATTCGCGCAGCCGCTACGACCGCGCGCTCGGCCTTTTCCAGGCGCACGTCGACATCGTGGAGCTGACCGAGCAGCTCGGGCTCGCTGAGGCACACGTGGTGACCCCGCTGATGTTCCAGTACGGCCTCATCGAGCGTGCACGCGCACATCGGCGTCGCATCGTCCTCCCCGAGGGCGACGACGACCGCATCCTGCGGGCCGCGGCGACGCTTCTCGCGAGGGAGGTCGCGGATCTGACGATCCTCGGCGACGAGGCGGCCGTCCGTGCCCGCGCCGTCGAGCTGGGCATCGACATCGCGGCGGCCCAGGTGCTGAGCCCCACCGACCCTGAACTGGTCGAGAGGTTCGCCGCCGAGTACGCGCGGCTGCGGGCGCACAAGGGCATCACCCTCGCCCAAGCGGCGGACACGGTGACCGACGTGTCGTACTTCGGCACGATGATGGTGCATCTCGGTCTGGCCGACGGCATGGTTTCCGGCGCGGCGCACACCACGGCGCACACGATCCGTCCGTCGTTCGAGATCATCAAGACCAAGCCGGGCGTGAACGTGGTCTCCAGCGTGTTCCTCATGGCGCTCGCCGATCGTGTGCTCGTCTACGGAGACTGCGCGGTGATCCCCGATCCGACGAGCGCGCAGCTCGCCGACATCGCGATCTCCTCCGCCGAGACCGCCCGCCAGTTCGGCATCGATCCGCGCGTGGCCATGCTGTCGTACTCGACCGGGGAGTCCGGCTCCGGGGCCGACGTCGACAAGGTGCGCGCCGCGACCGCGCTCGTCCGCGAGCGTGCCCCCGAGCTCCCGGTCGAAGGGCCGATCCAGTACGACGCGGCGGCGGATGCGGCGGTGGCCAAGGCCAAGCTCCCGGACTCGGCGGTCGCCGGCCGGGCGACCGTGTTCGTGTTCCCCGACCTCAACACCGGTAACAACACGTACAAGGCCGTGCAGCGCTCAGCAGGAGCCGTCGCCATCGGACCGGTGCTCCAGGGGCTCAACAAGCCCATCAACGACCTGTCCCGCGGCGCGCTCGTCGATGACATCGTCAACACGGTCGCGATCACGGCGATCCAGGCGCAGGGAGATGAGGCATGA
- a CDS encoding acetate/propionate family kinase: protein MSAILVINSGSSSLKYSLIDIEQEDLLASGLIERIGQESSPVAHTVRPAVDAAAVPTMLDATYRSEQPIADHAAAFEVMREQFAAHGPSLDERRPVAVGHRVVHGGARFYAPTLIDADVERQIDELAVLAPLHNPANLAGIQAARAVFDQVPHVAVFDTAFHQTLPPAAYTYAIDAALAAEHRVRRYGFHGTSHQYVSEAAAAFLGRDLAELRQLVFHLGNGASVTAIEGGRSVETSMGLTPLEGLVMGTRSGDIDPAALVHLSRRAGYSIDDLDSLLNTRSGLAGLAGRSDMRDILAGVDAGDESAVLAFDVYVHRLRAYAGAYIAQLGGVDVISFTAGVGENAAPVRAAALATLGFAGVEIDPARNDARERGIRRISTDASAVPVLVVPTDEELQIARQTAELL, encoded by the coding sequence ATGAGCGCGATCCTGGTGATCAACAGCGGGTCGTCGTCGCTGAAGTACAGCCTGATCGACATCGAACAGGAGGACCTGCTCGCGAGCGGACTGATCGAGCGCATCGGGCAGGAGTCCAGTCCCGTGGCGCACACCGTCCGCCCCGCCGTGGACGCCGCCGCCGTGCCGACGATGCTCGACGCGACGTACCGCAGCGAGCAGCCGATCGCCGACCACGCCGCCGCCTTCGAGGTGATGCGGGAGCAGTTCGCCGCGCACGGGCCCTCGCTCGACGAGCGTCGCCCTGTCGCGGTCGGACACCGCGTGGTCCACGGCGGTGCGCGCTTCTACGCCCCGACCCTGATCGACGCCGACGTGGAGCGTCAGATCGACGAGCTCGCGGTGCTCGCCCCCCTGCACAACCCCGCGAACCTCGCCGGGATCCAGGCCGCACGCGCCGTGTTCGATCAGGTTCCGCACGTGGCCGTGTTCGACACCGCGTTCCATCAGACGCTTCCGCCCGCCGCGTACACCTATGCGATCGACGCAGCGCTCGCCGCCGAGCATCGGGTGCGGCGATACGGCTTCCACGGCACGAGCCATCAGTACGTGAGCGAGGCGGCGGCGGCATTCCTCGGGCGCGACCTCGCCGAGCTCCGGCAGCTCGTCTTCCACCTCGGCAACGGCGCCTCCGTGACCGCGATCGAGGGCGGGCGCTCGGTGGAGACGTCGATGGGGCTCACCCCGCTCGAGGGCCTGGTGATGGGCACGCGGTCGGGAGACATCGATCCGGCGGCCCTCGTCCACCTCTCCCGCCGTGCCGGGTACTCGATCGACGACCTCGACTCGCTGCTCAACACCCGCAGCGGTCTCGCCGGACTCGCCGGCCGCAGCGACATGCGCGACATCCTCGCCGGTGTGGATGCCGGAGACGAGTCCGCCGTGCTCGCCTTCGACGTATACGTGCACCGCCTGCGGGCTTACGCCGGGGCGTACATCGCACAGCTCGGCGGAGTGGACGTCATCTCGTTCACGGCCGGTGTGGGCGAGAACGCCGCGCCAGTGCGGGCCGCTGCGCTGGCGACGCTCGGTTTCGCGGGCGTCGAGATCGATCCGGCGAGGAACGACGCTCGTGAGCGCGGCATCCGTCGGATCTCCACGGACGCCTCCGCGGTGCCGGTGCTCGTCGTGCCGACCGATGAGGAACTGCAGATCGCCAGGCAGACGGCCGAGCTCCTCTGA
- a CDS encoding beta-phosphoglucomutase family hydrolase: MPDALPDLFHADGVLFDLDGVLTPTAEVHMRAWQAVFDDVFARWSITPPYTDADYYDYVDGKKRYDGVASLLRSRNIEVPWGHVDDDPSAETICGIGNRKNAAFAASLRAQGIVAYPGSLALVESLRAAGIPLGVVSSSKNAEEVLAAAGIRSLFRVVVDGVVAERDGLASKPAADMFAAGAAALGVDPSRSVAVEDATSGAASASAAGYRTVIGVDRGAGADALRAAGATIVVDDLAVFVPATRTDIPETA; the protein is encoded by the coding sequence GTGCCAGACGCACTGCCCGACCTGTTCCACGCCGACGGCGTGCTCTTCGACCTCGACGGCGTCCTCACCCCGACCGCCGAGGTCCACATGCGCGCCTGGCAGGCCGTGTTCGACGATGTGTTCGCCCGGTGGAGCATCACCCCGCCGTACACGGATGCCGATTACTACGACTACGTCGACGGCAAGAAGCGCTACGACGGCGTCGCGAGTCTGCTGCGCAGCCGTAACATCGAAGTCCCCTGGGGACACGTCGATGACGACCCGTCCGCCGAGACGATCTGCGGCATCGGCAACCGCAAGAACGCCGCCTTCGCAGCGTCTCTGCGCGCGCAGGGCATCGTTGCGTACCCGGGGTCGCTCGCGCTCGTCGAGAGCCTGCGTGCCGCCGGGATCCCGCTCGGCGTCGTGTCGAGCTCGAAGAACGCCGAGGAGGTGCTGGCCGCCGCCGGCATCCGCTCCCTCTTCCGGGTCGTGGTCGACGGCGTCGTGGCGGAGCGCGATGGTCTCGCGTCCAAGCCGGCCGCCGACATGTTCGCCGCCGGCGCCGCGGCCCTCGGGGTCGACCCGAGCCGCTCCGTCGCCGTCGAGGATGCCACCTCCGGTGCCGCCTCCGCCTCCGCAGCCGGCTACCGCACCGTGATCGGCGTCGATCGCGGGGCCGGTGCCGACGCCCTGCGAGCCGCCGGCGCCACGATCGTCGTCGACGACCTCGCCGTCTTCGTCCCCGCCACCCGTACCGACATCCCGGAGACCGCATGA
- a CDS encoding glycoside hydrolase family 65 protein — MIDRDRFPVDAWRLIDTHYSEEGVSETLFSVGNGYLGLRGNHIEGRGAQEHGTFINGLHETWTIRHAEQAYGFAEVGQTIVNAPDAKVMRVYVDDEPISLDDADVREYRRTLDMRTGVLERLVVWETPSGKRVRMRDERIVSFEERHLAVLRLEVVVENADAPVTISCQLLNRQDGAGVYAGTPIGTKAAAFDPRKAEKIADRVLEPAEHWQDGLRSALSYRVADSGMTVAVVADHIVETENEYNARTLVEPDIAKNVFRVQAKAGVPITVTKLVSYHTSRGVPPRELVDRCRRSLDRAADEGVETVFRRQREWLDAFWERSDVQIGGRDDLQQATRWCLFQLAQASARADGAGVPAKGVSGSGYSGHYFWDTEIYVLPFLTYTTPRWAYNALRARAGMLPAARRRAAQLNEAGALFPWRTINGEEASAYYAAGTAQYHINADISFALGKYVRATGDEEFLRREGADIAIETARLWATLGFWRASRLVDEVDSGDGIETFHIHGVTGPDEYTTVVNDNLYTNVMARYNLRYAAKVVREIKESHPEDYVKLVDRTGLGPGEAEAWERAASAMFIPYSEGLGIHPQDSLFLEREVWDLANTPSEQRPLLLHFHPLVIYRFQVLKQADVVLALFLQGNHFTPEEKKADFDYYDPLTTGDSTLSAVVQSIMAAEVGYQDLARKYFEQSLFVDLHDLHHNAADGVHVASAGGVWTALVCGFGGMRDYAGDLSFDPRLPVDWPSLSFPLQWQGSTMQVTVTRDELRVEVRSGPPVPFSVRDTAYFATVEDAAVVPLADQGPMLPGRPTLRQFADARREDGTRMSASVPVITTAVPVIEPTD, encoded by the coding sequence ATGATCGACCGCGACCGCTTCCCCGTCGACGCGTGGCGTCTGATCGACACGCACTACTCGGAGGAAGGCGTCAGCGAGACGCTGTTCTCCGTGGGCAACGGCTACCTCGGCCTCCGCGGCAACCACATCGAGGGTCGGGGTGCCCAGGAGCACGGGACCTTCATCAACGGACTGCACGAGACCTGGACGATCCGGCACGCCGAGCAGGCCTATGGATTCGCGGAGGTCGGGCAGACGATCGTCAACGCCCCCGACGCGAAGGTCATGCGTGTGTACGTCGACGACGAGCCGATCTCGCTCGACGACGCCGACGTGCGCGAATACCGGCGCACCCTCGACATGCGCACCGGTGTCCTGGAGCGCCTGGTGGTGTGGGAGACCCCGTCGGGCAAGCGCGTGCGCATGCGTGACGAGCGCATCGTGAGTTTCGAGGAGCGCCACCTCGCCGTCCTCCGGCTCGAGGTCGTCGTCGAGAACGCCGATGCCCCGGTCACGATCAGCTGCCAGCTGCTGAACCGCCAGGACGGAGCCGGTGTGTACGCCGGGACGCCGATCGGCACGAAGGCGGCCGCTTTCGACCCGCGCAAGGCCGAGAAGATCGCCGACCGCGTGCTGGAGCCGGCCGAGCACTGGCAGGACGGACTGCGCTCGGCGCTGTCGTACCGGGTCGCAGACTCCGGGATGACCGTCGCCGTGGTCGCCGACCACATCGTCGAGACCGAGAACGAGTACAACGCACGCACGCTCGTGGAGCCCGACATCGCGAAGAACGTGTTCCGCGTGCAGGCCAAGGCCGGCGTCCCGATCACGGTCACGAAGCTCGTCAGCTACCACACCTCACGCGGGGTGCCGCCGCGTGAACTCGTCGACCGCTGCCGTCGTTCGCTCGACCGTGCGGCGGATGAGGGCGTCGAGACGGTGTTCCGGCGTCAGCGGGAGTGGCTCGACGCGTTCTGGGAGCGCAGCGACGTGCAGATCGGCGGGCGCGACGACCTGCAGCAGGCCACTCGCTGGTGCCTGTTCCAACTCGCGCAGGCATCGGCGCGCGCCGACGGCGCCGGGGTCCCCGCCAAGGGCGTCTCCGGGTCGGGGTACAGCGGCCACTACTTCTGGGACACGGAGATCTACGTGCTCCCGTTCCTGACCTACACGACGCCGCGGTGGGCGTACAACGCGCTCCGCGCCCGCGCGGGCATGCTCCCCGCTGCGCGTCGTCGTGCGGCACAGCTCAACGAGGCGGGAGCGCTCTTCCCCTGGCGCACCATCAACGGCGAGGAAGCCTCCGCCTACTACGCCGCAGGCACCGCGCAGTACCACATCAACGCCGACATCAGCTTCGCGCTGGGCAAGTACGTGCGGGCCACGGGGGACGAGGAGTTCCTGCGGCGCGAGGGCGCCGACATCGCGATCGAGACCGCACGGCTGTGGGCGACCCTCGGGTTCTGGCGCGCCTCGCGTCTGGTGGACGAGGTGGATTCCGGAGACGGCATCGAGACCTTCCACATCCACGGCGTCACGGGCCCGGACGAATACACGACGGTCGTCAACGACAACCTGTACACGAACGTGATGGCGCGCTACAACCTCCGCTATGCGGCCAAGGTGGTGCGCGAGATCAAGGAGAGCCACCCGGAGGACTACGTCAAGCTCGTCGACCGGACGGGGCTCGGTCCCGGTGAGGCCGAGGCGTGGGAGCGGGCGGCGTCGGCGATGTTCATCCCGTACAGCGAGGGTCTCGGCATCCATCCGCAGGACTCGCTCTTCCTCGAGCGCGAGGTCTGGGATCTCGCCAACACCCCCTCCGAGCAGCGGCCGCTGCTGTTGCACTTCCACCCCCTGGTGATCTACCGGTTCCAGGTGCTCAAGCAGGCGGACGTCGTGCTCGCGCTGTTCCTGCAGGGCAACCACTTCACGCCCGAGGAGAAGAAGGCCGACTTCGACTACTACGACCCGCTGACCACGGGCGACTCCACCCTGTCGGCGGTCGTGCAGTCGATCATGGCCGCCGAGGTGGGCTACCAGGACCTCGCCAGGAAGTACTTCGAGCAGTCGCTGTTCGTCGACCTGCACGACCTGCACCACAACGCCGCGGATGGTGTGCACGTGGCCTCCGCCGGTGGGGTGTGGACCGCGCTGGTGTGCGGCTTCGGCGGCATGCGCGACTACGCGGGCGACCTCAGCTTCGATCCGCGGCTTCCGGTGGACTGGCCCTCTCTCTCGTTCCCGCTGCAGTGGCAGGGGTCCACGATGCAGGTGACCGTGACGAGGGACGAGCTCCGCGTGGAGGTGCGCAGTGGTCCGCCGGTGCCGTTCAGCGTGCGCGACACCGCCTACTTCGCCACCGTGGAGGACGCCGCCGTCGTGCCCCTCGCTGATCAGGGGCCGATGCTCCCGGGGCGCCCGACCCTGCGGCAGTTCGCCGATGCACGACGCGAGGACGGCACGCGCATGTCGGCATCCGTTCCGGTGATCACGACCGCGGTCCCGGTGATCGAACCGACCGACTGA
- a CDS encoding DNA polymerase III subunit gamma and tau: MTTALYRRYRPETFGEMIGQSQVTDPLMTALRGDRVGHAYLFSGPRGCGKTTSARILARCLNCAEGPTDVPCGVCPSCVELSRAGGGSLDVVEIDAASHNGVDDARDLRERATFAPSRDRYKIFILDEAHMVTPQGFNALLKLVEEPPEHVKFIFATTEPEKVLGTIRSRTHHYPFRLVPPAAMLEYVAKLCAEEGVIVEQGVLPLVVRAGGGSPRDTLSLLDQLIAGSDAPADSETVTVGYARAVSLLGYTHAALLDEIVDALAAGDAAAAFPAIDRVVQTGQDPRRFVDDLLERLRDLIVIAAVGAGASAVLRGIAEDDLERMRAQAATFGSARLSRTADVVSAALDDMSGATSPRLHLELMVARVLAAAAEASTSDPAPAAAPERAAAPARSTPAAVSTPAAVATPAAVSPPAPATGSPAAAPVATPAAASAAPAAAQTAPAEEPAARTENEAPSPAPVPEAAPAPAPEAAPAPEPAVAQGPVTLERITASWPAVLTRLESISRTSWLLATAVQPLAYATDTEVLTLGFTSQHDVAKFKGTTPGSGPSDHLRSAIESELGVRVKYLPAPMPTGGAPRQSAASGPSAPADPAPASEPASAGSSRPQVRSASASTVTEWAVAPIPSAVEQPSVPPAAAAPLPVDDEPEEVEAAAAAPLPPSDGAVDRDAPPLPSDDEAPAYDDEPPYDPSYEPPVARQAPPERSAPAQRTATAPPVVIERAPTAGGVQRYGEAVIRQVLGATFLREEPYEPPTRFS, translated from the coding sequence GTGACCACAGCCCTCTACCGCCGCTACCGACCCGAGACCTTCGGCGAGATGATCGGGCAGTCCCAGGTGACCGATCCGCTGATGACGGCTCTGCGCGGCGATCGAGTCGGCCATGCGTACCTGTTCTCCGGTCCTCGCGGCTGTGGCAAGACGACCTCTGCCCGCATCCTCGCGCGCTGCCTGAACTGCGCTGAGGGGCCGACCGATGTTCCCTGCGGCGTGTGCCCGAGCTGCGTCGAGCTGTCGCGTGCCGGCGGCGGATCCCTCGACGTCGTCGAGATCGACGCGGCGAGCCACAACGGTGTCGACGACGCACGAGATCTGCGTGAACGGGCGACGTTCGCCCCCAGCCGCGACCGGTACAAGATCTTCATCCTCGACGAGGCGCACATGGTGACGCCGCAGGGCTTCAACGCGCTGCTCAAGCTCGTCGAAGAACCGCCGGAGCACGTCAAGTTCATCTTCGCGACCACCGAGCCCGAGAAGGTCCTCGGCACGATCCGCTCCCGCACGCATCACTACCCGTTCCGGCTCGTGCCGCCCGCCGCCATGCTCGAATACGTGGCCAAGCTGTGCGCCGAAGAGGGCGTGATCGTCGAACAGGGCGTCCTCCCGCTCGTGGTCCGCGCCGGTGGTGGCTCGCCTCGAGATACGCTGTCGCTGCTCGACCAGCTGATCGCCGGATCCGACGCCCCGGCCGACTCCGAGACGGTGACGGTGGGATACGCGCGTGCCGTGTCGCTGCTCGGCTATACACATGCCGCCCTCCTCGACGAGATCGTCGACGCGCTCGCCGCAGGAGACGCGGCCGCCGCCTTCCCGGCGATCGACCGTGTGGTGCAGACGGGTCAGGATCCGCGCCGCTTCGTCGACGACCTGCTCGAACGCCTGCGAGACCTCATCGTCATCGCGGCGGTCGGAGCCGGCGCCTCGGCGGTCCTCCGCGGCATCGCCGAAGACGATCTGGAGCGCATGCGTGCCCAGGCGGCCACCTTCGGGTCGGCGCGGCTCTCGCGCACGGCCGATGTGGTCAGCGCCGCCCTCGACGACATGTCGGGTGCGACCTCTCCGCGCCTTCACCTCGAACTCATGGTGGCTCGCGTGCTCGCCGCTGCGGCGGAGGCGTCGACGTCGGATCCGGCCCCCGCGGCCGCGCCCGAGCGCGCGGCCGCACCGGCCCGCTCGACTCCCGCGGCTGTCTCGACTCCTGCAGCTGTCGCGACTCCTGCCGCCGTCTCGCCCCCGGCACCCGCCACGGGCTCCCCGGCTGCTGCCCCGGTGGCGACGCCGGCTGCTGCCTCCGCTGCCCCCGCTGCTGCGCAGACCGCCCCCGCCGAGGAGCCCGCCGCGCGCACCGAGAACGAAGCGCCGAGCCCCGCACCGGTACCCGAGGCGGCACCCGCACCCGCACCCGAGGCGGCACCCGCACCGGAGCCCGCCGTCGCGCAGGGTCCCGTCACCCTCGAACGCATCACCGCCTCGTGGCCCGCCGTGCTGACCCGGCTCGAGAGCATCAGCCGCACGTCCTGGTTGCTGGCGACCGCGGTGCAACCGCTCGCCTACGCCACCGACACCGAGGTCCTGACGCTCGGCTTCACGAGCCAGCATGATGTCGCGAAGTTCAAGGGCACCACTCCGGGCTCCGGACCCTCGGACCATCTGCGGTCGGCGATCGAGAGCGAGCTGGGCGTGCGGGTCAAGTACCTGCCCGCACCGATGCCCACCGGTGGAGCTCCGCGGCAGTCCGCGGCGTCCGGCCCGTCGGCACCCGCCGATCCTGCTCCCGCATCGGAGCCTGCGTCAGCGGGTTCCTCCCGTCCGCAGGTCCGCAGCGCGTCGGCCTCCACCGTGACGGAGTGGGCCGTCGCGCCGATCCCGTCCGCCGTGGAGCAGCCGAGCGTGCCGCCCGCAGCCGCCGCTCCGCTTCCGGTCGACGACGAGCCCGAAGAGGTCGAAGCGGCGGCAGCCGCACCCCTGCCGCCGTCCGATGGTGCTGTCGATCGCGACGCACCGCCGCTTCCCAGTGATGACGAGGCCCCGGCATATGACGATGAGCCGCCCTACGACCCGTCGTACGAACCGCCGGTGGCGCGTCAGGCTCCGCCCGAACGGTCGGCACCGGCGCAGCGCACGGCGACAGCCCCTCCGGTCGTCATCGAGCGCGCTCCCACTGCCGGGGGAGTGCAGCGCTACGGTGAGGCCGTGATCCGCCAGGTGCTCGGCGCGACGTTCCTGCGCGAAGAGCCCTACGAGCCCCCGACGAGGTTCTCCTGA
- the recR gene encoding recombination mediator RecR, with the protein MYDGIVQELIDEFGRLPGIGPKSAQRIAFHILQTPTFDVARLAELLSEIRLRVRFCEICGNVAEQERCGICRDPRRSQALICVVEDAKDVAAIERTREFRGLYHVLGGAISPIAGIGPDDLRIAQLMTRLADGTVQEVILATNPNLEGEATASYLSRLLTTMQITVSRLASGLPVGGDLEYADEVTLGRAFEGRRVL; encoded by the coding sequence ATGTATGACGGCATCGTTCAGGAGCTGATCGACGAGTTCGGTCGGCTCCCCGGCATCGGCCCGAAGTCCGCACAGCGGATCGCGTTCCACATCCTCCAGACGCCGACGTTCGACGTCGCGCGTCTCGCCGAGCTGTTGAGCGAGATCCGACTCCGCGTGCGGTTCTGTGAGATCTGCGGCAACGTGGCCGAGCAGGAGCGATGCGGGATCTGCCGTGATCCGCGTCGCAGCCAGGCGCTGATCTGCGTGGTCGAAGACGCGAAGGATGTCGCCGCGATCGAGCGCACCCGGGAGTTCCGCGGGCTCTATCACGTCCTCGGCGGGGCCATCAGCCCCATCGCCGGCATCGGTCCCGACGACCTCCGGATCGCGCAGCTCATGACGCGTCTCGCCGATGGCACGGTGCAGGAGGTGATCCTCGCCACCAACCCGAACCTCGAGGGGGAGGCGACGGCGAGCTACCTGAGCCGACTGCTGACCACCATGCAGATCACCGTGTCCCGTCTCGCCTCCGGTCTGCCCGTCGGCGGCGACCTGGAGTACGCCGACGAGGTCACGCTCGGGCGCGCGTTCGAGGGCCGGCGCGTCCTGTGA
- a CDS encoding DMT family transporter translates to MTPSAGFSRRGWLLFGAMALLWGVPYLFISVAVESISPPAIVAGRTLIAAVLLLPFAIRSGALRAALKHWPWVLAFGAVEMAGPFLLLGHAEMTLTSGMTGLLVATVPLFAALIALGGGDRGVLRPARAIGLLVGFLGVAVVVAGPGLFGGEVSLLAAGEVLLVAVLYATAPFIVARKLNAVPSLGTITLSLLMIGIFYLPIGLLTQHQVPTLPSIGALLALAVICTAVAFLAFFALIREVGPVRAPLFTYVNPVVAIVLGAIVLAEPLTPGLLLGFPLIIVGCWFAATGGRLRPVSAQALPPTL, encoded by the coding sequence GTGACGCCCAGCGCGGGTTTCTCGCGTCGCGGCTGGCTGCTCTTCGGGGCCATGGCCCTGCTGTGGGGCGTGCCGTACCTGTTCATCAGTGTCGCGGTCGAGTCGATCTCCCCGCCGGCGATCGTGGCCGGACGCACGCTGATCGCCGCGGTGCTGCTGCTGCCGTTCGCGATCCGGAGTGGCGCGCTGCGGGCCGCTCTGAAGCACTGGCCCTGGGTCCTCGCCTTCGGCGCGGTCGAGATGGCCGGTCCCTTCCTCCTGCTGGGCCATGCCGAGATGACGCTGACCTCCGGGATGACCGGGCTGCTGGTGGCAACGGTGCCGTTGTTCGCCGCTCTGATCGCCCTCGGCGGGGGCGACCGCGGGGTGCTCCGGCCCGCCCGCGCAATCGGCCTGCTCGTCGGATTCCTCGGTGTCGCCGTCGTGGTCGCAGGCCCGGGACTCTTCGGGGGCGAAGTGAGCCTTCTCGCTGCGGGGGAGGTGCTCCTGGTGGCCGTGCTGTACGCGACGGCTCCCTTCATCGTCGCTCGCAAGCTCAACGCCGTCCCGTCTCTGGGCACCATCACGCTGTCGCTGCTCATGATCGGGATCTTCTACCTCCCGATCGGCCTGCTCACGCAGCATCAGGTGCCCACGCTGCCGTCGATCGGGGCGCTGCTCGCGCTGGCCGTGATCTGCACGGCGGTGGCGTTCCTCGCGTTCTTCGCGCTCATCCGCGAGGTGGGGCCGGTACGTGCTCCGCTGTTCACGTACGTCAACCCGGTGGTCGCGATCGTCCTCGGGGCGATCGTCCTCGCCGAACCGTTGACGCCGGGTCTGCTCCTCGGGTTCCCGCTGATCATCGTCGGGTGCTGGTTCGCCGCCACGGGCGGTCGCCTGCGCCCGGTGTCTGCGCAGGCGCTCCCACCGACGCTCTGA